A region from the Fundidesulfovibrio putealis DSM 16056 genome encodes:
- a CDS encoding arsenate reductase ArsC, producing the protein MVHAKRVLFICVHNSARSQMAEAFMNSLAEGAFLAESAGFEPGEINALVIEAMAEEGLDISANRSKSVFDLYKSGRIFDYVVTVCDDAREGQCPIFPGVTRRLHIPFTDPAALAGTHEEKLAEVRKIRDAIRDKVRELMAEWTDDTTKRKLA; encoded by the coding sequence ATGGTTCACGCGAAAAGAGTCCTGTTCATCTGCGTCCATAACTCGGCCCGCAGCCAGATGGCCGAAGCCTTCATGAACTCCCTGGCCGAGGGGGCTTTCCTGGCCGAGAGCGCCGGGTTCGAGCCCGGAGAGATAAACGCCCTGGTGATAGAGGCCATGGCCGAAGAGGGGCTGGACATTTCGGCCAACCGCTCCAAGAGCGTGTTCGACCTGTACAAGTCCGGGCGCATCTTCGACTACGTGGTCACGGTGTGCGACGACGCGCGCGAGGGGCAGTGCCCGATCTTCCCCGGCGTGACCCGGCGGCTGCACATCCCCTTCACCGACCCGGCAGCCCTGGCCGGGACCCATGAAGAGAAGCTGGCAGAGGTCCGCAAGATCCGCGACGCCATCAGGGACAAGGTCCGCGAGCTGATGGCGGAGTGGACTGACGACACGACGAAACGCAAGCTGGCATGA
- a CDS encoding ArsR/SmtB family transcription factor — MKPFVRLMKALSDPNRVKIIKMLQRRRMCVCELQAALGIAQPTVSSHLKVLEEAGIVESAKEGQWVNYSLAAGETEYARTLIGHLKTWLEDDPEVALMLGGLEDIRRENLCSAKPGK, encoded by the coding sequence ATGAAGCCGTTCGTCCGCCTCATGAAGGCCCTGTCCGACCCCAACCGGGTGAAGATCATCAAAATGCTGCAAAGGCGGCGTATGTGCGTGTGTGAGCTTCAGGCCGCCTTGGGGATCGCGCAGCCCACGGTCTCCAGCCACCTCAAGGTGCTTGAGGAGGCCGGAATCGTGGAGAGCGCCAAGGAGGGGCAGTGGGTCAACTACTCGCTGGCCGCCGGGGAAACCGAATACGCGCGGACGCTCATCGGGCACCTGAAGACGTGGCTGGAGGACGATCCGGAGGTCGCCCTGATGCTGGGCGGCCTGGAGGATATCCGCCGGGAGAACCTGTGTTCCGCGAAACCCGGCAAGTGA
- the cyoA gene encoding ubiquinol oxidase subunit II, protein MATCLCLLPLLGGCNEMVLFNPKGPIGESEKYIILIAFVLMLIIVIPVIVMSIVFPLKYRESNTKAPYEPNWSYSRKLEIIMWVIPFIIVFILSAILWRETHRLDPYKPLESNAKPLNVEVVSLDWKWLFIYPEHNIAVVNQFVFPEKVPLSFKITSDTVMTSFFIPQLGSQIYAMAGMTTRLHLMADEQGEYTGQNQQFSGAGFPDMSFNAKATSQASFDSWVQQVRQSPTRLDSARFAELRKPGVSQSVIYYSSIEPGLFEHIVNQYNPMTRGSNVMGGAAHSGHGN, encoded by the coding sequence ATGGCCACGTGCCTATGTCTTCTTCCCCTGTTGGGTGGATGCAACGAGATGGTTCTTTTCAATCCCAAAGGACCCATTGGGGAATCTGAAAAATACATCATCCTCATTGCATTCGTGCTGATGCTGATCATAGTGATTCCAGTCATCGTCATGTCCATCGTTTTCCCCCTGAAATACAGGGAATCCAACACGAAGGCTCCGTATGAACCCAACTGGAGTTATTCAAGAAAACTTGAAATAATCATGTGGGTCATCCCATTTATTATCGTCTTTATTCTTTCCGCAATCCTCTGGCGGGAGACGCACCGCCTGGACCCGTACAAGCCGCTCGAAAGCAATGCGAAACCACTTAACGTGGAAGTCGTCAGCCTGGACTGGAAATGGCTGTTCATCTATCCCGAGCACAACATCGCCGTGGTCAACCAGTTCGTATTCCCTGAGAAAGTGCCCTTGAGCTTCAAGATAACCTCGGACACGGTCATGACCTCCTTTTTCATCCCCCAGCTTGGCAGCCAGATCTATGCCATGGCCGGGATGACCACCCGCCTGCACCTCATGGCGGACGAACAGGGGGAATACACGGGGCAGAACCAGCAATTCAGCGGCGCGGGCTTTCCGGACATGAGCTTCAACGCCAAGGCCACGTCGCAGGCATCATTCGACTCCTGGGTGCAGCAGGTCAGGCAGTCGCCGACCAGGCTTGATTCCGCCCGCTTCGCCGAGCTGCGCAAACCCGGCGTCAGCCAGTCCGTCATCTATTATTCCTCGATAGAGCCCGGGCTGTTCGAGCATATCGTCAACCAGTACAATCCGATGACACGCGGTTCGAACGTCATGGGCGGCGCGGCCCATTCCGGACACGGGAACTAA
- the cyoB gene encoding cytochrome o ubiquinol oxidase subunit I, translated as MLGKLSLSAIPYHDHIVMGAVYGSLLAGFVIIVLITYFKKWPYLWKEWLTTVDHKKIGIMYIILAMVMLLRGFSDAIMMRAQQAMALGANPGFLPPDHFNQVFSAHGTIMILFMAMPFLSGLMNIVVPQQIGARDVAFPFLNAVSLWLSAAGAMLVMVSLGVGEFSRAGWSGYTPLSGLAYSPDTGVDYWIWSLQISGAGTLLTGINFLATILKMRAPGMTLMRMPLFTWTAVFTNVLIIFAFPMLTVALALLTLDRYCGMHFFTNDMGGNTMMYINLFWTWGHPEVYIVILPAFGIFSEVVATFSRKKLFGYHSLVYATGAIMFLSFAVWVHHFFTMGTSANVNIFFGISTMLIAIPTGVKVFNWLFTMYRGRVRITTPLLWTLGFLSTFVIGGLTGVLLSMPPADYVLHNSMFLIAHFHNMLVPGVLFGFMAGYAYWFPKAIGFRLNETWGKFSFWFWLSGFYLAFIPLYILGFMGMPRRMQHYDNPAWQPYLIVAAIGTLLILLGIGCMVMQLLVSIRDRRANRDLTGDAWDGRTLEWLTASPPAVYNFAVVPVVEDLDAFWDMKQKGTAYLKPDRYEDIEMPKNNPYGLAVGVVCFVFGFAMIWHIWWMAGVSFLALIATVIARACNDDTHEIIPAAEVERIEGLRSQGMA; from the coding sequence ATGTTGGGAAAACTGAGCCTGTCTGCAATACCGTACCATGACCACATCGTCATGGGGGCCGTTTACGGTTCTCTCCTGGCCGGATTCGTGATCATCGTCCTGATAACGTATTTCAAAAAATGGCCGTATCTCTGGAAAGAATGGCTCACCACGGTGGACCACAAGAAGATCGGCATCATGTACATCATCCTGGCCATGGTCATGCTGCTGCGCGGCTTCTCCGACGCCATCATGATGCGGGCCCAGCAGGCCATGGCCCTGGGCGCGAACCCCGGTTTCCTGCCCCCGGACCACTTCAACCAGGTGTTCAGCGCCCACGGCACCATCATGATCCTGTTCATGGCCATGCCGTTCCTGTCGGGCCTCATGAACATCGTGGTGCCCCAGCAGATCGGCGCGCGCGACGTGGCCTTCCCCTTCCTGAACGCGGTCAGCCTGTGGCTCTCCGCGGCCGGGGCCATGCTGGTCATGGTTTCGTTGGGCGTGGGCGAGTTCTCCAGGGCCGGGTGGTCGGGCTACACGCCCCTGTCGGGACTGGCCTACAGCCCGGACACCGGGGTGGACTACTGGATCTGGTCGCTCCAGATATCCGGGGCGGGCACGCTGCTCACCGGGATAAACTTCCTGGCCACCATCCTGAAGATGCGCGCGCCGGGCATGACGCTCATGCGCATGCCGCTCTTCACCTGGACCGCAGTCTTCACCAACGTGCTCATCATCTTCGCCTTCCCCATGCTGACCGTGGCCCTGGCGCTCCTGACCCTGGACCGCTACTGCGGCATGCACTTCTTCACCAACGACATGGGCGGCAACACCATGATGTACATCAACCTCTTCTGGACCTGGGGCCACCCGGAGGTTTACATCGTCATCCTGCCCGCCTTCGGCATCTTCTCCGAAGTGGTGGCCACATTCTCCCGCAAGAAGCTCTTCGGCTACCACTCGCTGGTGTACGCCACCGGCGCCATCATGTTCCTGTCCTTCGCGGTCTGGGTGCACCACTTCTTCACCATGGGCACCAGCGCCAACGTCAACATCTTCTTCGGCATCTCTACCATGCTGATCGCCATCCCCACGGGCGTGAAGGTCTTCAACTGGCTCTTCACCATGTATCGAGGCCGGGTGCGGATCACCACGCCGCTCCTGTGGACGCTGGGCTTTCTCTCCACGTTCGTCATCGGCGGCCTGACCGGCGTGCTGCTCTCCATGCCCCCGGCGGACTACGTGCTCCACAACAGCATGTTTCTGATCGCCCACTTCCACAACATGCTGGTGCCGGGCGTGCTGTTCGGCTTCATGGCGGGCTACGCCTACTGGTTCCCCAAGGCCATCGGCTTCCGGCTGAACGAGACCTGGGGCAAATTCTCCTTCTGGTTCTGGCTGAGCGGCTTCTACCTGGCCTTCATCCCGCTCTACATCCTGGGCTTCATGGGCATGCCCCGGCGCATGCAGCATTACGACAACCCTGCCTGGCAGCCCTACCTCATCGTGGCCGCCATCGGCACGCTGCTCATCCTGCTGGGCATAGGCTGCATGGTCATGCAGCTCTTGGTGAGCATCCGCGACCGCCGCGCCAACCGTGACCTGACCGGCGACGCCTGGGACGGACGCACCCTGGAGTGGCTGACCGCGTCCCCGCCCGCAGTCTACAACTTCGCCGTGGTCCCGGTGGTGGAGGATCTCGACGCCTTCTGGGACATGAAGCAGAAAGGCACGGCCTACCTGAAGCCGGACCGCTACGAAGACATCGAGATGCCCAAAAACAACCCCTACGGGCTGGCTGTGGGCGTCGTCTGCTTCGTCTTCGGATTCGCCATGATCTGGCATATCTGGTGGATGGCCGGTGTGAGCTTCCTGGCCCTGATCGCCACGGTGATCGCCAGAGCCTGCAACGACGACACCCACGAGATCATCCCCGCCGCCGAGGTGGAACGCATCGAGGGGCTGCGCTCCCAGGGGATGGCGTGA
- the cyoC gene encoding cytochrome o ubiquinol oxidase subunit III produces the protein MQTQSSAMPEHEVHDTAQTQALGFWLYLMSDLVMFSGLFATYVVMAHNYAGGPTGKELFNLTDALLETMLLLFSSVAFGLGMVGMHKGDKRMLLAGLAAALLLGLGFVGMEAAEFSHMISQGAGPQRSGFLSAFFTLVGTHGLHVSFGILWMVVMMAQIATKGLTAPVQARLVRLGMFWHFLDIVWICLFSIVYLMGVL, from the coding sequence ATGCAGACGCAATCTTCGGCCATGCCCGAACACGAGGTCCACGACACGGCGCAGACCCAGGCGCTGGGGTTCTGGCTCTATCTCATGAGCGATCTGGTGATGTTTTCCGGCCTGTTCGCGACGTATGTGGTCATGGCCCACAACTACGCGGGAGGCCCCACCGGCAAGGAGCTCTTCAACCTGACCGACGCCCTGCTGGAAACCATGCTGCTGCTGTTCAGCAGCGTGGCCTTTGGCCTGGGCATGGTGGGCATGCACAAGGGCGACAAGCGCATGCTCCTGGCCGGGCTCGCGGCGGCGCTCCTTTTGGGGCTCGGGTTCGTCGGCATGGAGGCGGCGGAGTTCAGCCACATGATAAGCCAGGGAGCCGGGCCGCAGCGCAGCGGATTCCTTTCGGCGTTCTTCACCTTGGTCGGCACCCACGGCCTGCACGTGTCCTTCGGCATTCTCTGGATGGTGGTCATGATGGCGCAGATAGCCACCAAGGGGCTTACCGCCCCGGTGCAGGCGCGGCTGGTGCGCCTGGGCATGTTCTGGCACTTCCTGGACATCGTCTGGATCTGCCTGTTCAGCATCGTGTACCTGATGGGGGTCCTCTAA
- the cyoD gene encoding cytochrome o ubiquinol oxidase subunit IV, with amino-acid sequence MSQTHQNNAGAGSGSIKSYATGFILSLVLTAIPFFLVMNGTLSHSGTVFCIFATAVLQIFVQLHYFLHLDTSSAMYWNLMSLLFTFFIIFLFVGGSIWIMHSMHYRM; translated from the coding sequence ATGAGCCAGACACACCAGAACAACGCTGGAGCGGGCAGCGGTTCAATCAAGTCCTACGCGACGGGCTTCATCCTCTCGCTCGTGCTCACAGCCATCCCATTCTTCCTGGTCATGAACGGGACGCTTTCCCACTCGGGCACGGTCTTCTGCATCTTCGCCACGGCGGTCTTGCAGATTTTCGTGCAGCTGCACTATTTCCTGCACCTGGACACATCGTCGGCCATGTATTGGAACCTCATGTCCCTGCTGTTCACTTTTTTCATCATCTTCCTCTTCGTGGGCGGTTCGATATGGATCATGCACAGTATGCATTACAGGATGTAA
- the cyoE gene encoding heme o synthase, with product MDHAQYALQDVRSQDVLRNYFLVTKPRLVAANLISAAGGFFLAAQGHVSAVLFLSLMAGMSCIVASGCVLNNYIDRYIDRGMARTRGRALATGAISLRGSLVYAAALGLAGAAILLSGTNALCAVIALLGFVVYVCVYSLYLKRNSAYSTVIGSLAGAAPPLAAYCAVRNDFDLGALIVLGIFSLWQIPHSYAITIFRYNDYAAVSIPVMPVKAGIAATKKHIVWHIAAFILAAQLLTVFGYAGYAYLAVSTVLGLCWLATALHGYRADDDRAWARRVYLFSILTIFILSVMMSVDFARPVV from the coding sequence ATGGATCATGCACAGTATGCATTACAGGATGTAAGATCGCAGGATGTGCTCAGGAATTATTTCCTTGTCACGAAACCGCGCCTGGTTGCAGCCAACCTGATCTCTGCGGCTGGAGGATTCTTTCTTGCAGCACAGGGGCACGTGTCAGCCGTGCTGTTTCTGTCCCTCATGGCCGGGATGTCCTGCATCGTCGCTTCCGGGTGCGTGCTGAACAACTACATCGACAGGTACATTGACAGGGGCATGGCCAGGACGCGCGGGCGCGCCCTGGCCACGGGGGCGATCTCGCTTCGCGGGAGCCTCGTCTACGCCGCAGCCCTGGGTCTTGCAGGAGCTGCCATACTGTTGTCCGGGACGAACGCGCTGTGCGCTGTCATCGCGCTGTTGGGCTTCGTAGTCTATGTGTGCGTGTACAGCCTGTACCTGAAACGCAATTCCGCCTACAGCACGGTCATCGGGAGCCTTGCCGGAGCGGCGCCGCCTCTCGCCGCCTATTGCGCCGTCAGAAACGACTTCGACCTGGGGGCCTTGATCGTCCTGGGCATCTTCAGCCTGTGGCAGATACCGCATTCGTACGCCATCACCATCTTCCGCTACAACGACTACGCAGCGGTGAGCATCCCCGTGATGCCCGTCAAAGCAGGCATCGCCGCCACCAAGAAGCACATCGTCTGGCACATCGCCGCGTTCATCCTGGCGGCGCAGCTGCTGACGGTCTTCGGATACGCGGGCTACGCCTACCTCGCCGTGTCCACCGTGCTGGGCCTGTGCTGGCTGGCCACGGCCCTGCACGGCTACCGGGCGGACGACGACCGCGCCTGGGCCAGGAGGGTGTACCTGTTTTCCATCCTGACCATCTTCATTCTGAGCGTGATGATGTCCGTCGATTTCGCGAGGCCCGTCGTCTAG
- a CDS encoding ABC transporter substrate-binding protein — MPSRIRIVISALAVILAVWSGGPAQAEALKKASLIPQWEPQAQFAGYYVAKAKGFYEKRGVDMDILRGGPSSPPSKLLAEGKALFGTMFLASAVMERSKGLELVNLAQVMRGSTFLLVARKSGNITRPKDFNGKRVSLWGKEFSLQAEEFFKNAGVQVQRLPQGFTVDLFLRGGVDVVSAMYYNEYHVLLNSGLDPEDLTLFPLRDYGLDYPEDGIYCLDSTLKADPELCSAVADASLEGWRYAFEHPEEALDIVMGHVEAARLPTNRMHQKWMLERLREAMLPTAGRQGPGPLLAGEFEAVSRTLAKAGLLQNPVSFEEFHVPPR, encoded by the coding sequence ATGCCCTCAAGGATTCGCATCGTCATCTCGGCCCTGGCCGTCATTCTCGCGGTCTGGTCCGGCGGCCCGGCACAGGCCGAGGCCCTGAAAAAGGCCTCGCTCATCCCCCAGTGGGAGCCCCAGGCCCAGTTCGCCGGGTACTACGTGGCCAAAGCCAAGGGGTTCTACGAGAAGCGCGGCGTGGACATGGACATCCTGCGCGGCGGTCCGTCCAGCCCGCCCTCGAAGCTGCTGGCCGAGGGCAAGGCCCTGTTCGGGACCATGTTCCTGGCCTCCGCCGTCATGGAGCGCTCCAAAGGCCTTGAGCTGGTCAATCTGGCCCAGGTGATGCGCGGGTCCACCTTCCTGCTGGTGGCGCGAAAATCGGGCAACATAACCCGGCCCAAAGATTTCAACGGCAAGCGGGTCAGCCTGTGGGGCAAGGAATTCAGCCTCCAGGCCGAGGAGTTCTTCAAGAACGCCGGGGTGCAGGTGCAGCGGCTGCCCCAGGGCTTCACGGTGGACCTCTTCCTGCGGGGCGGGGTGGATGTCGTCTCCGCCATGTATTACAATGAATACCACGTGCTGCTGAACTCCGGGCTGGACCCGGAGGACCTGACGCTTTTCCCCCTGCGCGACTACGGGCTCGACTACCCGGAAGACGGCATCTACTGCCTGGATTCCACGCTCAAGGCCGATCCGGAACTGTGCTCCGCCGTGGCTGACGCGAGCCTCGAGGGCTGGCGCTACGCCTTCGAGCACCCCGAGGAGGCCCTGGACATCGTGATGGGCCACGTGGAGGCGGCGCGGCTGCCCACCAACCGCATGCACCAGAAATGGATGCTGGAGCGCCTGCGCGAGGCCATGCTGCCCACGGCGGGACGCCAGGGGCCGGGGCCGCTGCTGGCGGGCGAGTTCGAGGCCGTATCGCGGACCCTGGCCAAGGCCGGGCTGCTGCAAAATCCCGTGAGCTTCGAGGAGTTCCATGTCCCGCCCAGATAG